A stretch of Candidatus Hydrogenedens sp. DNA encodes these proteins:
- a CDS encoding four helix bundle suffix domain-containing protein translates to MSDGRLIPPHGGYRRLRSFQVAQEIYDATVLFCERFIDKKSRTHDQMIQASRSGVQNIAEGSMASATSKKMEIKLTGVAKASLEELLRDYEDYLRQHGLRQWGKDSPEARRIREMYKSDRSDESDTSDIYGIRTASAEVAGNTVICLIHQATYLLRKQLERLEREFLEKGGFTERMYHERKRWRDREKKE, encoded by the coding sequence ATGTCTGATGGGAGGTTAATTCCTCCACATGGGGGCTATCGGAGATTGCGGAGTTTTCAAGTAGCGCAGGAGATATATGATGCGACGGTATTGTTTTGTGAGCGGTTCATTGATAAGAAATCAAGAACACATGACCAGATGATTCAGGCGAGCAGGAGTGGAGTTCAAAATATTGCAGAAGGGAGTATGGCGTCTGCGACATCAAAGAAGATGGAGATTAAGTTGACAGGTGTGGCAAAGGCAAGTTTGGAGGAGTTGTTGCGGGATTATGAGGATTATTTGAGACAGCATGGGTTGAGACAATGGGGCAAGGATTCGCCGGAGGCACGAAGGATAAGGGAGATGTATAAGTCGGACAGGTCGGACGAGTCGGACACGTCGGACATTTATGGGATAAGGACAGCGTCGGCAGAGGTTGCGGGAAATACGGTGATTTGTTTGATTCATCAGGCGACATATTTGTTGAGGAAGCAGTTAGAACGGTTGGAGCGGGAGTTTTTGGAGAAGGGTGGTTTTACGGAGCGGATGTATCATGAACGGAAACGTTGGCGAGATAGAGAGAAGAAAGAGTAG
- a CDS encoding alpha-L-arabinofuranosidase C-terminal domain-containing protein: MKPNSIIFVMFILLAPLCFAQIVLEEAFEQGSTAPDGWQTKVWQGKGDFQYPVPGKTGNAVQISSSEGGDLSWFKEVDVSPFAQYKLSGWIKTDNIQLENGAGALLNIHGIDGARTTSLSGTNDWKYVESTFFVGSQTRIMVNCLFGGWGLAKGTAIYDDIKLEKISDMVMGDMQINIDPSQKGTPIHPFIYGQFIEHLGRCIYGGIWSEMLEDRKFFYLINTTDSPWKLHPSDMMLFIDQIHPYTSWYTPVILLNPHRERGLIQDNLEVIAGKEYVGRVILKSTHPDITVKVLLRSGDTLLCEPAIIQNISQDYQKYAFKLKVDKDGKPAQFAILATGQGNLFIGAVSLMPGDNIKGMRADTLALLKQLNSPIYRWPGGNFVSGYNWKDGIGDPDKRPTRKNPAWGGIDTNDFGMDEFMQFCREIGTEPLAVVNTGLGDVQLARDMVEYANGSSDTPMGKWRADNGHPEPYKITYWGVGNEMYGEWQLGHVPVDDYVKRHNEFAQAMKAVDPTIKLVGVGENMGIWSQKMLENCAENMDYISEHFYCGEKKDVFEHVYQLAERIKAKVKNHKGYLETIPALKEKFVPIAMDEWNYWYGDHVYGELGCVYHLKDALGVAIGLHEFFRNSDVITMANYAQTVNVISAIKTTKTSAFFDTTGLTLMLYRQRFGSVPVAVEVKPLSDSNQAGVSMVPIDVFSAWKDEQEGILTLSVVNPMDRAINVHVGVAGKEVTPPKTAWILTGKEPMSINLPDTEPGVWLKEEKINKKAFPEMEIPPFSIVITELKVK, encoded by the coding sequence ATGAAACCAAACTCAATCATTTTCGTAATGTTTATCCTTTTGGCTCCCCTCTGTTTTGCACAAATCGTCCTTGAAGAAGCCTTCGAACAGGGGTCAACCGCTCCTGACGGCTGGCAAACAAAGGTCTGGCAGGGCAAAGGCGATTTTCAATATCCTGTCCCGGGGAAAACCGGCAACGCAGTCCAGATTTCATCTTCCGAAGGCGGGGACTTATCCTGGTTCAAAGAAGTAGATGTCTCCCCATTTGCCCAATACAAACTCTCCGGCTGGATTAAAACAGATAACATTCAATTAGAAAACGGTGCGGGTGCTTTACTCAACATTCACGGAATTGATGGTGCTCGCACAACCTCATTATCCGGCACAAACGATTGGAAATATGTTGAATCTACATTCTTTGTCGGTTCTCAAACACGAATAATGGTGAATTGCCTCTTCGGGGGTTGGGGATTGGCAAAAGGAACTGCAATATATGATGATATCAAATTAGAAAAAATATCAGATATGGTGATGGGTGATATGCAAATAAACATTGACCCATCTCAGAAAGGCACCCCCATACACCCATTTATTTACGGTCAGTTTATTGAACATTTAGGTCGCTGTATTTATGGCGGTATCTGGTCAGAAATGCTCGAAGACCGCAAATTCTTCTATTTAATCAACACTACCGACTCTCCCTGGAAATTACATCCGTCAGATATGATGCTATTCATAGACCAGATTCATCCCTACACCAGTTGGTACACCCCTGTCATCCTCCTCAATCCCCATCGAGAACGTGGTCTGATACAGGATAATTTGGAAGTCATTGCAGGAAAAGAATATGTCGGTAGGGTCATATTGAAATCCACACACCCCGACATCACAGTTAAGGTTTTATTGCGTTCCGGCGACACACTTCTATGCGAACCCGCAATTATACAAAACATTTCGCAGGATTATCAGAAATACGCATTCAAACTCAAAGTGGATAAAGACGGCAAACCTGCCCAATTCGCTATTCTCGCCACAGGGCAGGGTAACCTGTTCATCGGTGCGGTCTCACTCATGCCCGGCGACAACATCAAAGGGATGAGAGCGGATACACTCGCCCTGCTAAAACAACTCAATTCTCCTATTTATCGCTGGCCCGGCGGTAATTTCGTCAGTGGATATAACTGGAAGGACGGTATCGGCGACCCGGACAAACGCCCAACACGCAAAAACCCCGCCTGGGGCGGTATTGACACAAACGATTTCGGGATGGACGAGTTTATGCAGTTCTGTCGTGAAATAGGAACGGAACCCTTAGCAGTGGTCAACACAGGTCTGGGTGATGTGCAGTTAGCTCGCGATATGGTCGAATACGCTAATGGCTCATCAGATACACCGATGGGCAAATGGCGTGCCGATAATGGACATCCCGAACCCTATAAAATTACCTACTGGGGTGTTGGCAATGAAATGTATGGCGAATGGCAGTTAGGTCATGTGCCTGTAGATGATTATGTCAAGCGTCATAATGAGTTTGCACAAGCCATGAAGGCAGTTGACCCTACCATCAAACTCGTTGGTGTCGGTGAAAACATGGGTATCTGGAGCCAGAAGATGTTAGAGAATTGTGCAGAAAATATGGACTACATAAGCGAGCATTTTTATTGTGGAGAAAAGAAGGATGTATTTGAACATGTTTACCAGTTAGCCGAGAGAATAAAAGCCAAAGTAAAAAATCATAAAGGTTATTTAGAAACGATACCTGCGTTAAAGGAAAAATTTGTCCCCATTGCAATGGACGAATGGAACTACTGGTATGGAGACCATGTCTATGGCGAACTTGGCTGTGTTTACCACCTGAAAGATGCGTTAGGTGTGGCTATTGGCTTACATGAATTCTTCCGCAACAGCGATGTAATAACCATGGCAAACTATGCCCAGACTGTAAATGTAATATCTGCCATTAAAACTACCAAAACGAGTGCTTTCTTTGATACGACAGGGCTTACCCTGATGCTGTACCGTCAGCGTTTTGGTTCTGTGCCTGTGGCTGTCGAGGTAAAACCGCTATCGGATAGCAATCAGGCAGGAGTATCTATGGTACCAATTGATGTTTTCTCTGCCTGGAAAGATGAGCAAGAGGGGATATTAACTCTCTCTGTGGTAAACCCCATGGATAGGGCAATTAATGTCCATGTAGGCGTAGCAGGCAAGGAAGTGACACCACCGAAAACCGCATGGATACTCACGGGCAAAGAGCCAATGTCCATTAACCTGCCTGATACTGAACCTGGCGTCTGGCTGAAGGAAGAAAAAATCAATAAGAAAGCCTTCCCTGAAATGGAAATTCCACCATTTAGCATTGTTATCACAGAATTAAAAGTAAAATAA